A section of the Streptomyces sp. NBC_00178 genome encodes:
- the malQ gene encoding 4-alpha-glucanotransferase — protein sequence MGLSRLAELHGVATSFSPSADVTVSVPDDTVTAVLAALGVEAATPAEVGRSLAAAESAAASRLLPRTVVVWSGEPLPAPLTALPPGTAVTIAPEPDAAGPSSPLTMRVTPAPARGAAAVPAWWAGPPPGVHRLTVRTPDRHRATATLVVAPDRVPQPPGRTHGFLVQLYSLLSARSWGMGDLGDLADLAGWSGRTLGSGFVQVNPLHAAVPGKPTDPSPYRPSSRRFPDPVHLHIESVPEYGHVPEPGTVALDDLRQEAAALREAVLNKGALIDRDAVWELKKQALELIHEVPLTPGRRAAYCDFLAEQGRALEDHALWCALAEVHGSRWREWPEGLRDPRSPESARARSALMDRVDFHCRLAWLTDTQLATAQSAARESGMAVGIVHDLAVGVHPDGADAWSQQDAFAHGMSVGAPPDAFNAHGQDWGLPPWRPDALAASGYAPYRNLLRGLLAHAGALRIDHVMGLFRLWWVPEGRPPTEGTYVGYDAEAMLAVLVLEAHRAGAVVIGEDLGTVEPGVREALARRGVLGTSVLWFERDWDGTGRPLAPEKWREDCVATATTHDLPSTAARLTGDHVTLRHRLGLLTRDLDRELAEDAADTAEWLAYLARLRLLPEGAGDEEGAVRAVHRFLMRTPARMAGVWLPDTVGDRRPQNLPGTWDQYPNWRLPIADGEGHPVTLEEITASPRLHRLMAVLAPPRGGAGDPNGRGAPKRRGAEGARTAPPDARPS from the coding sequence ATGGGCTTGTCCCGGCTCGCCGAACTGCACGGCGTCGCCACCTCCTTCTCCCCGTCCGCGGATGTCACGGTGTCCGTCCCCGACGACACGGTCACGGCCGTGCTCGCCGCGCTGGGCGTCGAAGCCGCCACGCCCGCCGAGGTGGGGAGATCGCTCGCCGCGGCCGAGTCCGCAGCGGCCTCCCGCCTGCTCCCGCGGACGGTGGTGGTCTGGTCGGGAGAGCCGCTTCCGGCCCCGCTGACCGCGCTGCCGCCCGGAACGGCCGTGACGATCGCCCCCGAGCCGGACGCCGCCGGACCGTCCTCGCCCCTGACGATGCGGGTGACACCGGCCCCGGCCCGGGGTGCGGCTGCCGTGCCCGCCTGGTGGGCCGGACCGCCGCCGGGCGTCCACCGGCTGACCGTCCGCACCCCCGACCGCCACCGGGCCACCGCCACGCTCGTCGTCGCCCCGGACCGCGTGCCGCAGCCCCCCGGACGGACGCACGGCTTCCTGGTCCAGCTGTACTCGCTGCTCTCCGCCCGCTCCTGGGGCATGGGCGACCTCGGTGACCTGGCCGACCTCGCCGGCTGGTCGGGCCGCACCCTGGGCAGCGGATTCGTGCAGGTCAACCCCCTGCACGCGGCGGTACCCGGCAAGCCGACCGACCCCTCCCCCTACCGGCCCTCCTCGCGGCGCTTCCCCGACCCGGTCCACCTCCACATCGAGTCGGTCCCGGAGTACGGCCACGTCCCCGAGCCCGGCACGGTCGCGCTCGACGACCTGCGCCAGGAAGCCGCCGCGCTGCGCGAAGCCGTACTGAACAAGGGCGCGCTGATCGACCGTGACGCCGTCTGGGAACTCAAGAAGCAGGCGCTGGAGCTGATCCACGAGGTCCCCCTGACGCCCGGCCGCCGCGCCGCCTACTGCGACTTCCTCGCCGAGCAGGGGCGCGCCCTGGAGGACCACGCCCTGTGGTGCGCACTGGCCGAGGTGCACGGCTCCCGGTGGCGCGAGTGGCCCGAGGGGCTGAGGGACCCGCGCTCCCCGGAGAGCGCCCGTGCCCGGTCCGCCCTCATGGACCGGGTCGACTTCCACTGCCGGCTCGCCTGGCTCACCGACACCCAGCTCGCCACCGCCCAGAGTGCCGCACGGGAGTCCGGCATGGCGGTCGGGATCGTCCACGACCTCGCCGTGGGCGTGCACCCCGACGGTGCCGACGCCTGGTCCCAGCAGGACGCCTTCGCGCACGGCATGTCCGTCGGCGCGCCCCCCGACGCCTTCAACGCCCACGGCCAGGACTGGGGCCTGCCCCCCTGGCGCCCGGACGCCCTCGCGGCCTCCGGGTACGCCCCGTACCGCAACCTGCTGCGCGGACTGCTCGCGCACGCCGGGGCCCTGCGCATCGACCACGTCATGGGCCTCTTCCGGCTCTGGTGGGTACCCGAAGGCCGTCCGCCCACCGAGGGCACCTACGTGGGCTACGACGCGGAGGCCATGCTCGCCGTCCTCGTGCTGGAGGCGCACCGGGCCGGTGCCGTCGTCATAGGGGAGGACCTCGGCACCGTCGAGCCGGGGGTGCGCGAGGCGCTCGCCCGGCGCGGGGTGCTCGGCACGTCCGTGCTCTGGTTCGAGCGCGACTGGGACGGCACCGGGCGCCCGCTCGCCCCCGAGAAGTGGCGCGAGGACTGCGTCGCCACGGCGACCACCCACGATCTGCCGTCCACGGCCGCGCGGCTGACGGGCGACCATGTGACGCTCCGCCACCGCCTCGGTCTGCTCACCCGGGACCTGGACCGGGAACTGGCCGAGGACGCCGCCGACACCGCGGAGTGGCTCGCCTACCTGGCCCGGCTCCGGCTGCTGCCCGAGGGCGCGGGGGACGAGGAGGGTGCCGTGCGCGCCGTGCACCGCTTCCTGATGCGCACCCCGGCCCGGATGGCGGGAGTGTGGCTCCCCGACACCGTGGGCGACCGGCGTCCGCAGAACCTCCCCGGCACCTGGGACCAGTACCCCAACTGGCGCCTGCCCATCGCCGACGGGGAGGGCCATCCGGTCACGCTGGAGGAGATCACCGCGTCACCGCGGCTGCACCGGCTGATGGCCGTCCTCGCGCCGCCCCGGGGCGGCGCGGGCGACCCGAACGGCCGGGGTGCGCCGAAGCGTCGGGGCGCGGAGGGGGCCCGTACGGCACCCCCGGACGCGCGCCCGTCGTAG
- a CDS encoding beta-N-acetylglucosaminidase domain-containing protein, with protein sequence MRIGRMRHATAVAVAVIGGLLAPTAPAAAVTAAPAATAAPRTAVPLPEVWPRPQSIEATGRPVPLGTEVTLLAGGEADPYAVDALRDLLTDAGVRTVHEVLPGRGPVIRLGGPDAGRALRDLRVPERTDLPSGGYRLATGRTGGRPTVVMDGVGEDGLFHAVQTLRRLVTDGAVAGAVVRDWPGTAVRGTAEGFYGQPWTQEERLSQLAFMGRTKQNRYLYAAGDDPYRQARWREPYPADRRADFRALARRARAEHVTLGWAVSPGQAMCLASEGDVRALTRKLDAMWDLGVRAFQLQFQDVSYSEWHCDEDAETFGSGPRAAAAAQARVASAVARHLADRHPDAEPLVLMPTEFYQDGATDYRTALAAGLDRRVQVAWTGVGVVPRTITGRELAGARAAFRRPLVTMDNYPVNDYAQDRIFLGPYTGRDPAVASGSAALLANAMKQPSVSRIPLFTAADFAWNPKHYRPQESWRAALDDLADGDASARAALGALAGNSAASVLGGDESAYLRPLLTAFEESRAAGGPARDRAARELRAAFGVMRQAPTRLAGTADGRLGDEVRPWTGQLARYGRAGELAVDLLRAQERGDGSGAYRALLALEPLREEIGASRATVGQGVLDPFLDRVVSDAGAWNGTDRDAGSVTRTADGYTVRLGRARPLEAVTTMTRPGGAAADGVLQAHVPGRGWRGIGRLSGTGWTQTEGRGLRADALRVLLPSARPSLVDPSAPGVTGAPPAGRAPDVRAVVPWFGDEPAARLALVRSRTDAVIGGGTHRVEARLAAGRPAEVKGRLTAKAPEGIEVEVPKRTTVPRGARTHVPVDITVPAGTPAGEYEVPLSFGGDRRTLTVRAFPRTAGPDLARTARASSSGDETPDFPASAASDGDPGTRWSSPVEDGAWWQAELPRPVRLGQVVLRWQDAYASRYRVQVSADGRTWRTAATVRDGAGGRESVRMDARDTRFIRVRGDGRGTRFGYSLWSVEAYAVAGRP encoded by the coding sequence GTGCGGATCGGACGCATGAGGCACGCGACGGCCGTCGCCGTCGCGGTGATCGGCGGACTGCTGGCCCCTACGGCACCCGCGGCGGCGGTCACGGCCGCCCCCGCGGCGACGGCGGCCCCCCGCACCGCCGTGCCCCTTCCGGAGGTCTGGCCGCGTCCGCAGTCCATCGAGGCCACGGGCCGCCCCGTGCCGCTGGGCACCGAGGTCACGCTCCTGGCCGGCGGCGAGGCCGACCCGTACGCCGTGGACGCGCTCCGGGACCTGCTCACCGACGCCGGTGTGCGCACGGTGCACGAGGTTCTGCCGGGCCGCGGCCCGGTGATCCGGCTCGGCGGTCCGGACGCGGGCCGCGCGCTGAGGGACCTGCGCGTCCCCGAGCGGACCGATCTGCCGTCCGGCGGCTACCGCCTCGCCACGGGGAGGACCGGGGGCCGCCCCACCGTCGTGATGGACGGGGTCGGCGAGGACGGCCTGTTCCACGCCGTCCAGACCCTGCGCCGGCTCGTCACGGACGGCGCAGTCGCGGGAGCAGTGGTCCGCGACTGGCCCGGCACCGCCGTGCGCGGGACGGCCGAGGGCTTCTACGGGCAGCCGTGGACCCAGGAGGAACGACTCTCCCAGCTCGCCTTCATGGGCCGTACGAAGCAGAACCGCTACCTCTACGCGGCCGGTGACGACCCCTACCGTCAGGCCCGCTGGCGCGAGCCGTACCCCGCGGACCGGCGTGCGGACTTCCGCGCCCTGGCCCGCAGGGCCCGGGCCGAGCACGTGACACTCGGCTGGGCCGTCTCCCCCGGGCAGGCCATGTGCCTGGCGTCCGAAGGTGACGTCAGGGCGCTGACACGGAAGCTCGACGCGATGTGGGACCTCGGGGTGCGGGCCTTCCAGCTCCAGTTCCAGGACGTGAGCTACAGCGAATGGCACTGCGACGAGGACGCGGAGACGTTCGGCAGCGGGCCGCGGGCCGCCGCCGCGGCGCAGGCCCGGGTCGCGAGCGCCGTCGCCCGGCACCTCGCGGACCGGCACCCGGACGCGGAACCGCTCGTGCTGATGCCCACGGAGTTCTACCAGGACGGCGCCACCGACTACCGCACCGCGCTGGCCGCCGGACTGGACCGCCGGGTGCAGGTCGCCTGGACCGGCGTCGGCGTCGTGCCGAGGACGATCACCGGGCGCGAGCTCGCGGGTGCGCGGGCCGCGTTCCGGCGCCCCCTGGTCACCATGGACAACTACCCGGTCAACGACTACGCGCAGGACCGGATCTTCCTCGGCCCCTACACCGGCAGGGACCCGGCGGTGGCGAGCGGCTCCGCGGCGCTGCTGGCCAACGCCATGAAGCAGCCGTCGGTGTCCCGCATCCCGCTGTTCACGGCGGCGGACTTCGCCTGGAATCCGAAGCACTACCGGCCGCAGGAGTCATGGCGGGCCGCCCTGGACGACCTCGCGGACGGGGACGCCTCCGCCCGGGCGGCCCTGGGCGCGCTGGCGGGCAACAGCGCCGCGTCGGTGCTGGGCGGCGACGAGTCCGCGTACCTGCGGCCGCTGCTCACCGCGTTCGAGGAGTCCCGCGCGGCCGGGGGCCCGGCCCGCGACAGGGCGGCGCGTGAGCTCAGGGCCGCGTTCGGCGTGATGCGGCAGGCCCCGACGCGCCTGGCGGGCACGGCGGACGGGCGCCTCGGGGACGAGGTGCGGCCGTGGACCGGACAGCTGGCCCGGTACGGCCGGGCGGGTGAACTGGCCGTGGACCTGCTGCGCGCGCAGGAGCGCGGCGACGGGTCCGGTGCCTACCGGGCCCTGCTGGCGCTGGAGCCGTTGCGCGAGGAGATCGGCGCGAGCCGGGCCACGGTGGGCCAGGGCGTCCTGGACCCGTTCCTGGACCGGGTCGTCTCGGATGCCGGGGCCTGGAACGGCACGGACCGCGACGCGGGCAGCGTGACCCGGACCGCGGACGGTTACACGGTCCGGCTCGGCCGGGCCCGCCCGCTGGAGGCCGTCACCACGATGACCCGGCCGGGTGGCGCCGCGGCGGACGGGGTCCTCCAGGCCCATGTGCCGGGCCGGGGCTGGCGCGGGATCGGCCGCCTCTCCGGGACCGGCTGGACGCAGACGGAGGGCAGGGGCCTGCGTGCGGACGCGCTGCGGGTGCTCCTGCCCTCGGCCCGGCCGTCGCTCGTGGACCCGTCGGCCCCGGGTGTCACCGGAGCGCCGCCGGCCGGGCGCGCGCCGGACGTGCGTGCGGTGGTCCCGTGGTTCGGCGACGAGCCGGCGGCGCGGCTGGCGCTCGTCCGGAGCAGGACGGACGCCGTCATCGGCGGTGGCACGCACCGGGTCGAGGCGCGGCTGGCCGCCGGCCGCCCCGCCGAGGTGAAGGGCAGGCTGACGGCGAAGGCGCCCGAGGGCATCGAGGTCGAGGTGCCGAAGCGGACGACGGTGCCGCGTGGCGCCCGCACCCACGTCCCGGTGGACATCACGGTGCCCGCGGGCACCCCGGCCGGCGAGTACGAGGTGCCGCTGAGCTTCGGCGGCGACAGGCGCACGCTGACCGTCCGGGCCTTCCCCCGCACGGCTGGACCGGACCTCGCGCGGACGGCGAGGGCATCCTCGTCGGGGGACGAGACCCCGGACTTCCCGGCCTCGGCGGCCTCGGACGGCGACCCCGGGACCCGCTGGTCCTCGCCGGTGGAGGACGGCGCGTGGTGGCAGGCCGAGCTGCCCCGGCCGGTACGGCTGGGACAGGTCGTGCTGCGCTGGCAGGACGCCTACGCCTCCCGCTACCGCGTCCAGGTCTCGGCCGACGGCCGCACCTGGCGTACGGCGGCCACCGTGCGGGACGGGGCCGGCGGGCGCGAGTCGGTCCGCATGGACGCGCGGGACACGCGCTTCATCCGGGTCCGGGGCGACGGGCGCGGGACCCGGTTCGGCTACTCGCTGTGGTCGGTGGAGGCCTACGCGGTCGCCGGACGTCCGTAA
- a CDS encoding HNH endonuclease: MPHVLVLNASYEPLGVVPLRRALVLVLENKAICLEESGAFMHSATRAVPAPSVVRLKRFVRVPYRGPVPLTRRALFARDGGRCMYCGAAATSVDHVIPRSRGGQHAWENVVAACRRCNHVKADRHLPELGWRLRHQPAPPSGLAWRIIGTGHRDPRWLPYLQPFGAEDVMARIDGVSA, translated from the coding sequence GTGCCGCACGTCCTGGTTCTCAACGCTTCGTACGAGCCGCTCGGCGTCGTACCTCTGCGCCGCGCACTCGTCCTCGTCCTCGAGAACAAGGCCATCTGCCTCGAGGAGTCCGGCGCCTTCATGCACAGTGCCACCCGGGCCGTGCCGGCACCGAGCGTCGTCCGCCTGAAGCGGTTCGTGCGGGTCCCCTACCGGGGCCCCGTCCCCCTCACACGCCGGGCCCTCTTCGCGAGGGACGGGGGCCGCTGCATGTACTGCGGGGCCGCCGCCACCAGCGTCGACCACGTCATTCCGCGCAGCCGCGGCGGACAGCACGCCTGGGAGAACGTGGTGGCCGCCTGCCGCCGCTGCAACCACGTCAAGGCCGACCGCCACCTGCCGGAACTGGGATGGCGGCTGCGCCACCAGCCCGCCCCGCCCAGCGGGCTCGCCTGGCGGATCATCGGGACCGGGCACCGCGATCCGCGCTGGCTGCCCTATCTCCAGCCGTTCGGCGCGGAGGACGTGATGGCCCGCATCGACGGCGTCTCCGCCTGA
- a CDS encoding mechanosensitive ion channel family protein: MPLSALLAVAPSPGTPGSLDEAAERAGNAAGWVEENWSTWLNTGLRIILIAAIALVLRYLIRRALTNLIDRMNRSAQAVEGTALGGLLVNAERRRQRSEAIGSVLRSVTSFLILGTASLMILGAFKIDLAPLLASAGVAGVALGFGARNLVTDFLSGVFMILEDQYGVGDQIDAGVASGEVIEVGLRVTKLRGDNGEIWYVRNGEVKRIGNLSQGWSTAGVDVTVRPSEDLDAVRSAISGAAEAMTKEEPWSERLWGPVEVLGLDAVLLDSMTVRVTAKTMPGKSLGVERELRWRIKQALDSAGIRMVGALPLAADGESTADPTAGMAAPSAYASTTSPQSLAATPIPPPNLTK; encoded by the coding sequence GTGCCCTTGTCCGCCCTCCTGGCCGTCGCCCCGTCACCCGGGACCCCCGGCTCGCTGGACGAAGCAGCCGAGCGGGCCGGGAACGCCGCGGGCTGGGTCGAGGAGAACTGGTCCACCTGGCTGAACACCGGTCTGCGCATCATCCTGATCGCCGCCATCGCGCTCGTGCTGCGCTATCTGATCCGGCGGGCCCTCACCAACCTCATCGACCGGATGAACCGCAGTGCCCAGGCGGTGGAAGGCACCGCTCTCGGCGGTCTGCTGGTCAACGCGGAGCGTCGCCGCCAGCGCTCGGAGGCGATCGGCTCCGTCCTGCGCTCGGTCACGTCGTTCCTGATCCTGGGCACCGCCTCGCTGATGATCCTCGGCGCCTTCAAGATCGACCTGGCTCCGCTGCTGGCCTCCGCGGGTGTGGCGGGTGTGGCGCTGGGCTTCGGCGCCCGCAACCTCGTCACCGACTTCCTCTCCGGCGTCTTCATGATCCTGGAGGACCAGTACGGCGTCGGCGACCAGATCGACGCGGGCGTGGCCTCCGGCGAGGTCATCGAGGTCGGCCTGCGGGTCACCAAGCTGCGCGGCGACAACGGAGAGATCTGGTACGTCCGCAACGGTGAGGTGAAGCGGATCGGCAACCTCAGCCAGGGCTGGTCCACGGCCGGCGTCGACGTCACGGTCCGCCCCTCCGAGGACCTGGACGCCGTCCGCAGCGCGATCAGCGGCGCGGCCGAGGCCATGACCAAGGAGGAGCCCTGGTCGGAGCGGCTGTGGGGTCCGGTGGAGGTACTCGGCCTGGACGCGGTGCTGCTCGACTCGATGACGGTGCGGGTCACGGCGAAGACCATGCCGGGCAAGTCGCTGGGCGTGGAGCGAGAGTTGCGCTGGCGCATCAAGCAGGCGCTCGACTCGGCCGGCATCCGGATGGTCGGCGCCCTGCCGCTCGCGGCGGACGGCGAGTCCACCGCCGATCCGACGGCGGGCATGGCGGCTCCCTCCGCGTACGCGTCGACGACCTCGCCGCAGTCACTGGCCGCGACGCCGATACCGCCGCCGAACCTCACGAAGTGA
- a CDS encoding ROK family transcriptional regulator yields MAGTTPGTPRVLRAMNDRAALDLLLEHGPLTRTRIGKLTGLSKPTASQLLARLEAAGLVVATGTSEGRPGPSAQLYAVHAGAAHVAGLDVTAQRIVAAVADVTGATVGTYELPTSKRRAGGVVRQVTDALDGAVKDAGITRADIHRVVIGTPGAFDPGTGRLRYASHLPGWHSPTLLDELAAILPMPVEYENDVNLVAVAEQRLGAARGHEDFVLLWNEEGLGAALVINGRLHRGFTGGAGEVGFLPVPGTPLVRQVVKANAGGFQELAGAQAVPRLATALGIETPHQPYTEVAAGLLARAAAEYERDPSLTELLRQYAQRLATGLASVTAVLDPGLIVLSGGLVSAGGERLLSLVQSELAELAASRPRLALGLIDRHPVLRGALERALADTRDEVFDTSR; encoded by the coding sequence ATGGCCGGAACCACCCCGGGTACCCCCCGCGTGCTGCGCGCCATGAACGACCGGGCGGCCCTCGACCTGCTGCTGGAGCACGGCCCGCTCACCCGCACGAGGATCGGGAAGCTGACGGGCCTGTCCAAGCCCACCGCGTCGCAGCTCCTGGCCCGGCTGGAGGCGGCGGGACTCGTCGTCGCCACCGGCACGAGCGAGGGGCGGCCCGGCCCCAGCGCCCAGTTGTACGCGGTCCACGCGGGGGCCGCCCATGTGGCGGGGCTCGACGTGACCGCCCAGCGGATCGTCGCGGCCGTCGCGGACGTGACCGGCGCGACCGTCGGCACGTACGAACTGCCCACCTCCAAACGGCGCGCCGGAGGCGTGGTACGGCAGGTGACGGACGCCCTGGACGGCGCGGTCAAGGACGCCGGCATCACCCGGGCCGACATCCACCGGGTCGTCATCGGCACCCCCGGGGCGTTCGATCCCGGCACGGGCCGGCTGCGCTACGCCTCGCACCTGCCCGGCTGGCACTCCCCCACGCTGCTGGACGAGCTGGCCGCCATCCTGCCGATGCCCGTGGAGTACGAGAACGACGTGAACCTGGTCGCGGTCGCCGAACAGCGGCTCGGCGCGGCCCGTGGTCACGAGGACTTCGTCCTCCTGTGGAACGAGGAGGGCCTCGGAGCCGCCCTCGTGATCAACGGCCGGCTGCACCGCGGCTTCACCGGCGGTGCGGGCGAGGTCGGCTTCCTGCCCGTGCCCGGCACCCCGCTGGTGCGCCAGGTGGTGAAGGCGAACGCCGGTGGTTTCCAGGAACTGGCGGGCGCCCAGGCCGTACCGAGGCTCGCCACCGCCCTCGGCATCGAGACCCCGCACCAGCCGTACACCGAGGTCGCCGCGGGCCTCCTCGCCCGCGCCGCCGCGGAGTACGAGCGGGACCCCTCCCTCACCGAGCTCCTGCGGCAGTACGCGCAGCGCCTCGCCACCGGGCTCGCGTCCGTCACGGCCGTGCTCGACCCGGGGCTGATCGTCCTCTCGGGCGGACTGGTCTCGGCCGGCGGTGAGCGGCTGCTGTCCCTGGTCCAGTCCGAGCTCGCCGAACTGGCCGCGTCGCGGCCCCGGCTGGCCCTCGGGCTGATCGACCGGCACCCGGTCCTGCGGGGCGCCCTGGAACGCGCCCTGGCGGACACCCGCGACGAAGTGTTCGACACCTCCCGCTGA
- a CDS encoding ABC transporter substrate-binding protein: MRRSRTMTTTAVAVAAISVLATACTGQTDSGANDDPNAKTTINFWHGWSAPSEVKAVQDNVDRFEKTHPNITVKVVGNINDDKLNQALRAGGSNGPDVVSSFTTSNVGKFCSSGAFADLGPFIEKSKLDLEKTFPKVLLDYTQFEGKRCALPLLADAYGLYYNKDAFEKAGITAPPKTMSELASVAKKLTVSKGDSYEQLGFMPTFHGYETVADHYLSSWDHAYFDAAGKSNIAQDPAFAEMFTYQKKLVEDLGGYAKLEKYRGTFGDEWGAKHPFHTGQVAMQLDGEWRLGMASDAKVPFEIGVAPMPVADDEADSYGKGFLSGTIMGIAPASKKQNAAWELMKFMTSDTQAVVDFANGIRNVPSTFEALKSPGLKFDPRFKTFLDIAQHPKSSTPDGAVNGSTYQQTIQDFGFQYEKGAVKDLKAGLAKTAEQIDTDIAKAE, translated from the coding sequence ATGCGCAGAAGCCGCACGATGACCACCACGGCCGTCGCCGTCGCCGCGATCTCGGTACTCGCCACCGCCTGTACGGGCCAGACCGATTCCGGGGCGAACGACGATCCGAACGCGAAGACCACGATCAACTTCTGGCACGGCTGGAGCGCGCCCTCCGAGGTGAAGGCCGTCCAGGACAACGTCGACCGGTTCGAGAAGACCCACCCCAACATCACCGTCAAGGTCGTCGGCAACATCAACGACGACAAGCTCAACCAGGCGCTGCGCGCGGGGGGTTCGAACGGTCCGGACGTGGTGTCCTCCTTCACCACCTCGAACGTGGGCAAGTTCTGCTCGTCCGGGGCCTTCGCCGACCTCGGCCCGTTCATCGAGAAGTCGAAGCTGGACCTGGAGAAGACCTTCCCCAAGGTCCTGCTGGACTACACGCAGTTCGAGGGCAAGCGCTGCGCGCTGCCGCTGCTCGCCGACGCGTACGGGCTCTACTACAACAAGGACGCCTTCGAGAAGGCCGGCATCACCGCGCCGCCGAAGACGATGTCCGAGCTGGCCTCGGTCGCGAAGAAACTGACGGTGAGCAAGGGCGACAGCTACGAGCAGCTGGGCTTCATGCCGACCTTCCACGGCTACGAGACGGTCGCCGACCACTACCTGTCCTCGTGGGACCACGCGTACTTCGACGCCGCCGGCAAGTCGAACATCGCCCAGGACCCGGCGTTCGCCGAGATGTTCACGTACCAGAAGAAGCTGGTCGAGGACCTCGGCGGATACGCGAAGCTGGAGAAGTACCGGGGCACGTTCGGTGACGAGTGGGGGGCGAAGCACCCCTTCCACACCGGCCAGGTCGCGATGCAGCTGGACGGCGAATGGCGCCTCGGCATGGCGTCGGACGCCAAGGTGCCGTTCGAGATCGGCGTGGCCCCCATGCCGGTCGCCGACGACGAGGCCGACAGCTACGGCAAGGGCTTCCTGTCCGGCACGATCATGGGCATAGCCCCGGCCAGCAAGAAGCAGAACGCGGCCTGGGAGCTCATGAAGTTCATGACCAGCGACACGCAGGCGGTGGTCGACTTCGCGAACGGCATCCGCAATGTGCCGTCCACCTTCGAGGCGCTGAAGTCGCCCGGCCTGAAGTTCGACCCGCGCTTCAAGACGTTCCTCGACATCGCGCAGCACCCGAAGTCCAGCACCCCGGACGGCGCGGTCAACGGCTCGACGTACCAGCAGACCATCCAGGACTTCGGCTTCCAGTACGAGAAGGGCGCGGTGAAGGACCTGAAGGCCGGTCTGGCGAAGACCGCCGAGCAGATCGACACCGACATCGCCAAGGCGGAGTAG
- a CDS encoding carbohydrate ABC transporter permease codes for MTTHTLRSKRRRSALRTAAFMSPWLIGFAVFFAYPMISTVYFSFMRYDGFGAPSFNGLTNWTYVFTDYPMFWPSLRNTLWLVLVMVGCRVVFGLGIGMLITKIKTGTGLFRTFFYLPYLAPPVAATLAFVFLLNPGTGPVNAILGDLGLPAPGWFNDASWSKPALTMLAVWGIGDLMVIFMAALLDVPREQYEAAELDGTSAWQRFRFVTLPNISPIVLFAVVTGVIQAMQYYTQPLVAGKVASGVIGGSGQQFEPGYPDKSTLTLPQLVYNLGFQRFDYGSACVVALVLFALAMAFTALLMRGRNNLIQAGD; via the coding sequence ATGACCACGCACACACTCCGCTCCAAGCGCCGCAGGTCGGCGCTGCGGACGGCGGCCTTCATGTCGCCCTGGCTGATCGGGTTCGCCGTCTTCTTCGCGTACCCGATGATCTCGACGGTGTACTTCTCGTTCATGAGGTACGACGGCTTCGGGGCGCCGTCGTTCAACGGGCTGACGAACTGGACGTACGTCTTCACCGACTACCCGATGTTCTGGCCCTCGCTGCGCAACACGCTGTGGCTGGTGCTCGTCATGGTCGGCTGCCGGGTGGTGTTCGGACTCGGCATCGGCATGCTGATCACGAAGATCAAGACGGGCACAGGGCTGTTCCGCACCTTCTTCTACCTGCCCTACCTCGCGCCGCCGGTGGCCGCGACGCTGGCCTTCGTCTTCCTGCTGAACCCGGGGACGGGCCCGGTCAACGCGATCCTGGGCGACCTGGGGCTGCCGGCCCCGGGCTGGTTCAACGACGCCTCCTGGTCCAAGCCCGCGCTCACGATGCTCGCGGTGTGGGGCATCGGGGACCTCATGGTGATCTTCATGGCGGCGCTCCTCGACGTGCCCCGTGAGCAGTACGAGGCGGCCGAGCTGGACGGCACGTCGGCCTGGCAGCGCTTCCGCTTCGTCACGCTGCCGAACATCTCGCCGATCGTGCTGTTCGCGGTGGTCACGGGGGTGATCCAGGCGATGCAGTACTACACGCAGCCGCTCGTGGCCGGGAAGGTCGCGTCGGGGGTGATCGGCGGCTCGGGGCAGCAGTTCGAGCCGGGGTATCCCGACAAGTCGACACTCACGCTGCCCCAGCTCGTCTACAACCTCGGCTTCCAGCGCTTCGACTACGGCTCCGCCTGTGTCGTCGCCCTCGTCCTGTTCGCCCTGGCCATGGCCTTCACCGCACTGCTGATGCGGGGCCGCAACAACCTGATCCAGGCCGGTGACTGA